GCGCAACATCTCGCTGAAGCCGGACAGGCGCGACAAGGGTTGTTCCAGGCGGGGTGTGATGAAAGTGCCGGAGCCCTGGTTGCGACGGATGAGGCCTTGTTCGAACAACACTTCCAGCGCCTTGCGTGCGGTGACGCGGGAGATGCCCAGGGTTTCGCTCAGGCTGCGTTCCGATGGCATCGCCTGCTCGGCTTTCCATTGGCCGGCATGGATGGCCGCTTCCAGGTTGCGCGCCAGTTGCAGGTACAGGGGCGTGGGCTGGGTATCGTCGGGGCGCAGGGCGATGAGGTCGTTCATGCAGGCATGTTCCGATGCGGATATAGGATTGTTGTCGCACGGTTGTTGGACAAAAAACTAATACCACTTGAATACCATGTCAACGCGTGGGGTAGGTGTAAGACGCAGTAATACCGGCAGAAATGTGCAGTCAGGAAGGGGGTTGGTTTGAAGTGGTATTAGCGGTGGGCGCTTTAAAAGCAAAGATCGCAGCCTTCGGCAGCTCCTGCAGGTGGAAGTGGTATTCACCCTGTAGGAGCTGCCGAAGGCTGCGATCTTTTGATTTTATTTTTTGAGGAGCGACGAAAGGTCGTTGTTACGGACGGATTTCGATCATGGTGCCATCGGGCACCAGGTTCCAGACTTCGCGCATGTCCACGTTGCGCATGGCCACGCAGCCGTCGGTCCAGTCCAGGGTGTGGAACAGGGATTCGGGGTTTTCTTCGGTGTCCGGGGTGCCGTGGATCATGATCATGCCACCCGGATCGACATTTTCGCGACGGGAGCGGGCCGAGTCGCTGATGTTCGGGTAGGAGATGTGCATCGCCAGGTTGAATTTGTCACTGACCTTGCGCCAGTCGATCCAATAGAAACCTTCAGGGGTGCGGCGGTCGCCTTCCATCAGTTTCTGGCCCCTGGGATTACGGCCCAGGGAGATGCGATAGGTCTTGAGCGGCTTGCCGTCATTGATCAATTGCAATTGATGGGCAGATTTGAGAACCAGGACTTTCTCGATGACCTTGCCGTCGTACGTCCCCACGGCAGAAGCCTGGGAAAGCGTGGCGAACGACAAACAGAACAGGGCAAGCAACCAGCGCATTGAAACGATTCCCCAGAAGGTGTCGCGACTATATGTATTTATAGGTGTTTTTAGTTGGCAGGCTGAGCCAGCGGCGGGATCGATTCGGACCGTACGGGATAGACCTCGGCCCGCCGGTCAGCGAAGAAGCATTCTAAGGTACGGCCCACGGTGCGGAAAGCCAGCTCGTCCCAAGGGATGTCCGCTTCGTCGAATAATTGCACTTCCAGGCTCTCGGGACCGGGGGCAAAGTCCAGATCTGCCAGTTCTGCGCGGAAAAACACATGCACCTGGCTGATGTGCGGTACATCGATCAGGGTATAGATGCTCAGGTTGCGCACCCGGGCGCAGGCTTCCTCGGCGGTTTCGCGGATGGCCGCCTGCTCGATGGTTTCACCGTTCTCCATGAAACCGGCGGGCAGGGTCCAGTAACCCAGGCGTGGCTCGATGGCGCGGCGGCACAGCAGGACCTTGCTGCCCCAGGTGGCCACGCAGCCGGCGACGATGTTGGGGTTCTGGTAATGGATGGCCTGGCAACTGTCGCAGACAAAACGCAGGCGCGAATCGCCTTCGGGAATGCGCTGGGTTACCGGGTTACCGCACTGGCTGCAAAATTTCATGCTTGGGTTCCTGAATGCTGTGCCTATCTTGGCGTGCGGCGGTGCCGGTCGGCAAGTTGTCGTTTCGCGACACGCCGTCATTCGGGGGCTTGGGCGGCCGATGCGATTGGTGCATGATGCGGGGAAGGCACAGATCGAGAAAACTCATGCTGGATGAGCTACTGCATCGGGTAAGTAACCACACACCGCGCACGCTGGAGACTGACCGTCGTTTCCCCGAGGCCGCCGTACTGGTGCCCATAACTCGCAGTGATGAGCCGGAGCTGGTACTGACTTTGCGCGCCAGCGGGCTCTCGACCCATGGCGGCGAAGTCGCCTTCCCCGGTGGTCGTCGCGATCCCGAGGACCCGGATCTGATATTCACCGCGCTACGTGAAGCCGAAGAAGAGATCGGCCTGCCGCCGGGACTGGTCGAAGTGATCGGTCCGCTGAGCCCGTTGATCTCCCTGCATGGCATCAAGGTCACTCCTTATGTGGGGGTGATTCCGGATTTTGTCGAATACCAGGCCAACGATGCCGAAATCGCCGCGGTATTCAGCGTTCCGCTGGAGTTTTTCCGCGAAGATCCGCGCGAACACACCCATCGCATCGATTACCAGGGCCGCAGTTGGTACGTGCCCAGCTATCGCTATGGCGAGTACAAGATATGGGGACTGACGGCGATCATGGTGGTCGAGTTGATCAACCTGCTTTATGACGCCCGGATCAGCCTGCACCAGCCGCCCAAAAGCTTTATCAATACCTGAAGCCATCATTCGAATGGCCCGAACACGTGATGCCCTGAGGACAAACACATGAAATACCGCCTGGGCGACGCCCGTGTCGAGACTCACCCGCAGAGCTGGGTCGCCCCCAGCGCCGTGCTGGTGGGCAAGGTCAAGCTGGAAGAGGGCGCCAACGTCTGGTTCAACGCCGTGCTGCGTGGCGACAACGAGTTGATCCTGATCGGCAAGAACAGCAACGTGCAGGACGGCACGGTGATGCACACCGACATGGGCTATCCGCTGACCATCGGCACCGGCGTGACCATCGGCCACAACGCCATGCTCCACGGTTGCACCGTGGGCGACTACAGCCTGATCGGCATCAACGCGGTGATTCTCAACGGCGCGAAGATCGGCAAGAACTGCATCATCGGCGCCAATTCGCTGATCGGCGAAGGCAAGGAAATTCCCGACGGTTCGCTGGTCATGGGGTCGCCCGGCAAAGTGGTGCGCGAACTGACCGAACCGCAGAAGAAGATGCTGGAAGCCAGCGCCGCTCACTATGTGCATAACTCCCAGCGTTACGCCCGCGACCTGGCCGAGCAAGAAGAATGACCACGCCAGAACGCCCGGTGCTGTCGCCCTGCGTGAATATTTGTGCGCTGGATGACGATGACATCTGCACCGGCTGCCAGCGCACGGTGGAAGAAATCACCCGTTGGAGTCGGATGGACAACGTAGAGCGCCGCAAGGTGCTGGAGTTGTGTCATGAACGGGCCAAGTCCAGCGGGCTGGTGTGGATGATCGGGGCCAAACCGCAGAATTAAGGCGCGACCATTGTAGGAGCGAGCCTGCTCGCGATGGACTCAAGAACAACGCGGGGAACCAGATTCCCCGCGTTTTCGTTAACGACCATCGCGAGCAGGCTCGCTCCTACAGTATTCTGTGCGGCAATTTCACAGGTACTTCCCCACCCATGCTCTTCCTCATCGCCTACATCAGCAGCGTCGTGCTGATCAACTTCGCATTCTCCACCGCCCCTCACCTGGACATCATCTGGTCGGCCTGGGGCGGGCTGGTGTTCATCCTGCGCGATATGGTGCAAACACGCTTCGGCCACGGTGCCATCGTCGCCATGCTGGTGGCGCTGGTGCTGTCCTATATCACCTCCGATCCGTCCATCGCCTTGGCCAGCGCCACGGCGTTCGCCGTCTCCGAATGCATCGACTGGCTGGTGTTCAGCATCACCAAGCGCCCGCTGCACGACCGCCTGTGGATAAGTTCGGCCCTGAGCATCCCCCTGGATACCTTCATCTTTTTCGGCATGATCGATGCGCTGACCCCAGGCGTGATCCTCACCGCCCTGGGCTCGAAGTTCGCCGGGGTCACCGCCGTGTGGCTGATCATGGCCTGGCGCCTGCGCAAACAGGCCGTCGTCAGCTGAAGCCAAAGCCCGCGGTTCATGTAAAATGCCGCGCTTTCTCCCACGGGATGCGCGCAGAACGTCGCTTCCCTCGATGATCCGCTTCCTTGAGGACCTTCAGATGACCCGTATCGGAACCCCATTGTCGCCCACCGCGACCCGCGTATTGATGTGTGGCTGTGGCGAGCTGGGCAAGGAAGTGGTGATCGAGTTGCAACGCCTGGGCGTTGAAGTGATTGCCGTGGACCGTTACGCCAACGCACCGGCCATGCAGGTTGCCCACCGCAGCCACGTGATCAACATGCTCGACGGCGCCGCCCTGCGTGCGGTGATCGAAGCCGAGAAGCCGCACTTCATCGTGCCGGAAATCGAAGCCATCGCCACCGCGACCCTGGTGGAACTGGAAGCCGAAGGCTTCACCGTGATCCCGACCGCCCGCGCCACGCAACTGACCATGAACCGCGAAGGCATCCGTCGCCTGGCCGCTGAAGAGCTGGACCTGCCGACTTCCCCATACCACTTCGCCGACACCTTCGAGGACTACAGCAAGGCCGTCGCAGACCTGGGTTTCCCATGCGTGGTCAAGCCGGTGATGAGTTCCTCGGGCAAAGGCCAGAGCCTGCTGCGCAGCGCCGATGATGTGAAGAAGGCCTGGGACTACGCACAGGAAGGCGGTCGCGCCGGTAAGGGCCGGGTGATCATCGAAGGTTTCATCGATTTCGACTACGAAATTACCCTGCTGACCGTGCGCCACGTGGGCGGCACCACGTTCCTGGCGCCGGTTGGCCACCGTCAGGAGAAGGGCGACTACCAGGAATCCTGGCAGCCACAAGCCATGAGCCCGATTGCCCTGGCCGAATCCGAGCGCGTGGCCAAGGCCGTTACCGAAGCCCTGGGCGGTCGTGGTCTGTTTGGCGTCGAGTTGTTCATCAAGGGCGATCAAGTGTGGTTCAGCGAAGTCTCGCCGCGTCCGCACGACACCGGCATGGTCACGATGATTTCTCAGGACCTGTCGCAGTTCGCCCTGCACGCACGGGCGATTCTCGGCCTGCCGATCCCGGTGGTGCGCCAGTTCGGGCCATCGGCTTCGGCGGTGATTCTGGTGGAAGGCCAGTCGACCCAAACCGCGTTCGCCAACCTGGGCGCCGCGCTGAGCGAGCCGGATACCGCGCTGCGTCTGTTCGGCAAGCCTGAAGTCAACGGCCAGCGTCGCATGGGCGTGGCCCTGGCGCGCGACGAGTCGATCGAAGCGGCCCGCGCCAAGGCGACCCGTGCTTCCCAGGCGGTTGTGGTCGAGCTGTAAAAACCTCTGCGGCGGGCCTATACCTTCTAAAGGCTTCCCCGGACCCTGTAGGAGCGAGCCTGCTCGCGATGGACTCAAGAGCGCCGCGGAGAACCAGACTCCCGGCGTTATCGTTAACGACCATCGCGAGCAGGCTCGCTCCTACAGGTCATTTATTAATGCTTCAGGCCTGTACCCCATGAATTCGCAAAGCATCATCGTCCCGAAAATCTCCACACTGCCGGTGCACGAGCCCCGGGCCCGGGCGATCGTGCGGTGGCTGGTGCGCAAGAACATCATCCAGGAAGAACTCACGACCTGCGGCCGGACCGGCAACCGCATGGCCCACGCCATTGGCGAAGGTGCCCGTGCCGTGGTCCTGCACCCGGACGCGCTGCCGTTTGGCGAGCAGATCAATGGTCTGGAAATCGTCACCAAGCGCTGCATCTATACCCCCGCCAAGGGCTTCCTGGGCGAGGCAGGGTGCGCCGAGTGCCGCCAGGAAATCGGCGAAGCGCTGTTTGAAAGCCTGGAGGACTGGATGCCCGGGCGCACTGATAACTTCACCTGCCCCGAATGCGGGCATGAAGACGACATCAACGGCTTTTTGTACCTACAGGAATGCGGCTTCTCCAACTTGGGCTTCATTTTCAACAACTGGGCCGAGGCGGGGTTCAAGCAGAGCTTTCTCGACGAATTCGCCGATTGGCTGGACCAACCCGTGAGCTGGGTAAAAGTCGAACTCTGAACAACTGTGGGAGCGAGCCTGCTCGCGATGGTCGTGAACGATAACGCGTGCTTTCTGGAAACAAGCGGTGCCTTCAAGTACATCGCGAGCAGGCTCGCTCCTACAGAAAAGCAGCCATAAATTCCCGTATATCAGCAATGCCAATAATAGACAGAGTTTTACATTGAACCCGAAGGGGTGTCTGACTATAATGGCGCGCTTCCATTTTCCCGCTCGGGAGCCCCCGCGATGCTGCGTATCAGCCAAGAAGCTCTGACATTCGACGACATTCTCCTAGTGCCCGGTTATTCCGAGGTGCTTCCTAACGAAGTCAGTCTGAAGACCCGCCTTACCCGTGGCATCGAGCTGAACATTCCTCTGGTTTCTGCCGCCATGGACACCGTTACTGAAGCCCGTCTGGCAATCGCCATGGCTCAGGAAGGTGGCATCGGCATCATCCACAAGAACATGACCATCGAGCAGCAAGCTGCCGAAGTGCGCAAGGTCAAGAAGTTCGAAGCCGGCGTCGTGAAAGACCCGATCACCATCGAGGCCGACGCCACGGTTCGTGACCTGTTCGAACTGACCCGCCTGCACAACATCTCCGGCGTTCCGGTACTGCACGATGGCGACCTGGTCGGCATCGTCACTTCCCGTGACGTGCGTTTCGAAAGCCGCCTGGACGCCAGCGTCCGTGAAGTGATGACGCCTAAAGAGCGTCTGGTCACGGTCAAGGAAGGCGCCGACAAGAACGACGTTCGCGAGCTGCTGCACAAGCACCGCATCGAACGCGTGCTGATCGTCGACGACAAGTTCGCCCTCAAGGGCATGATGACCGTCAACGACATCGAAAAAGCCAAGGCTTACCCGCTGGCCAGCAAGGACGATCAAGGTCGTCTGCGCGTTGGTGCCGCCGTCGGTACCGGTAAAGACACCGGTGACCGCGTTGCCGCCCTGGTCAATGCCGGTGTTGACGTGGTGGTGGTCGACACCGCCCACGGTCACTCCAAGGGCGTGATCGACCGCGTTCGCTGGGTCAAGGAAAACTATCCACAAGTGCAGGTCATCGGCGGCAACATCGCCACCGGCGCTGCCGCCAAGGCCCTGGCCGAAGCGGGCGCCGACGCGGTCAAGGTCGGTATCGGCCCTGGCTCGATCTGCACCACCCGTATCGTCGCCGGTGTCGGCGTTCCTCAGATCAGTGCCATCGCCAACGTCGCCGCTGCCCTCGAAGGCACCGGCGTTCCGTTGATCGCCGACGGCGGCATCCGTTTCTCCGGTGACCTGTCCAAGGCCATCGTGGCCGGTGCTTCCTGCGTGATGATGGGCTCGATGTTCGCCGGTACCGAAGAAGCGCCGGGCGAGATCGAACTGTTCCAGGGCCGTTCGTACAAGGCTTACCGCGGCATGGGTTCGCTGGGCGCCATGTCCCAGGCTCAAGGTTCCTCCGACCGTTACTTCCAGGACTCCTCGGCCGGCGCCGAGAAGCTGGTTCCGGAAGGCATCGAAGGGCGTGTTCCGTACAAGGGCACCCTGAGCGCGATCATCCACCAGTTGATGGGCGGCCTGCGTTCCTCGATGGGCTACACCGGTAGCGCCAACATCGAACAAATGCGCACCATCCCTGAATTCGTGCGGATCACCGGCGCTGGCATGGCCGAATCCCACGTGCATGACGTGCAGATCACCAAGGAAGCGCCAAACTACCGCGTAGGTTGAGCCTTCCAGTAAAAAGTTAACGACCGGGGCTGTTTGATTCAGCCCCGAGTTGTTTCTGAATCACGACTGTTTCTGAATGACTTAGACGAGACTGAATCATGGCCCTCGATATTCACGCTCACCGCATCCTGATCCTCGACTTCGGTTCCCAGTACACCCAACTGATCGCCCGCCGCGTGCGCGAGATCGGCGTGTATTGCGAACTGCACCCGTTCGACATGGATGACGAAGCGATCCGCGAATTCGCGCCAAAGGGGATCATCCTCGCGGGCGGCCCGGAGTCGGTACACGTGGCGGACAGCCCACGCGCACCACAAGCAGTCTGGGACCTGGGCGTACCGGTCTTCGGTATCTGCTACGGCATGCAGACCATGGCCGAGCAACTGGGCGGCAAGGTTGAAGGCTCCGAACTGCGTGAGTTCGGCTACGCCCGTGTCGACGTGGTCGGCAAGAGCCGCCTGCTGGACGGTATCGAAGACCACGTCGACGCCGACGGCCTGTTCGGCCTCGACGTGTGGATGAGCCACGGTGACAAGGTCACCAAAATGCCTGGCGACTTCCACATCCTGGCCAGCACTCCAAGCTGCCCGATCGCCGGCATGTTCAACGACGAGCGTGCTTACTACGGCGTGCAGTTCCACCCGGAAGTGACCCACACCAAGCAAGGC
This genomic interval from Pseudomonas putida contains the following:
- the purT gene encoding formate-dependent phosphoribosylglycinamide formyltransferase → MTRIGTPLSPTATRVLMCGCGELGKEVVIELQRLGVEVIAVDRYANAPAMQVAHRSHVINMLDGAALRAVIEAEKPHFIVPEIEAIATATLVELEAEGFTVIPTARATQLTMNREGIRRLAAEELDLPTSPYHFADTFEDYSKAVADLGFPCVVKPVMSSSGKGQSLLRSADDVKKAWDYAQEGGRAGKGRVIIEGFIDFDYEITLLTVRHVGGTTFLAPVGHRQEKGDYQESWQPQAMSPIALAESERVAKAVTEALGGRGLFGVELFIKGDQVWFSEVSPRPHDTGMVTMISQDLSQFALHARAILGLPIPVVRQFGPSASAVILVEGQSTQTAFANLGAALSEPDTALRLFGKPEVNGQRRMGVALARDESIEAARAKATRASQAVVVEL
- a CDS encoding DUF1289 domain-containing protein; this encodes MTTPERPVLSPCVNICALDDDDICTGCQRTVEEITRWSRMDNVERRKVLELCHERAKSSGLVWMIGAKPQN
- a CDS encoding sugar ABC transporter ATPase produces the protein MNSQSIIVPKISTLPVHEPRARAIVRWLVRKNIIQEELTTCGRTGNRMAHAIGEGARAVVLHPDALPFGEQINGLEIVTKRCIYTPAKGFLGEAGCAECRQEIGEALFESLEDWMPGRTDNFTCPECGHEDDINGFLYLQECGFSNLGFIFNNWAEAGFKQSFLDEFADWLDQPVSWVKVEL
- a CDS encoding L,D-transpeptidase family protein gives rise to the protein MRWLLALFCLSFATLSQASAVGTYDGKVIEKVLVLKSAHQLQLINDGKPLKTYRISLGRNPRGQKLMEGDRRTPEGFYWIDWRKVSDKFNLAMHISYPNISDSARSRRENVDPGGMIMIHGTPDTEENPESLFHTLDWTDGCVAMRNVDMREVWNLVPDGTMIEIRP
- the guaB gene encoding IMP dehydrogenase, whose protein sequence is MLRISQEALTFDDILLVPGYSEVLPNEVSLKTRLTRGIELNIPLVSAAMDTVTEARLAIAMAQEGGIGIIHKNMTIEQQAAEVRKVKKFEAGVVKDPITIEADATVRDLFELTRLHNISGVPVLHDGDLVGIVTSRDVRFESRLDASVREVMTPKERLVTVKEGADKNDVRELLHKHRIERVLIVDDKFALKGMMTVNDIEKAKAYPLASKDDQGRLRVGAAVGTGKDTGDRVAALVNAGVDVVVVDTAHGHSKGVIDRVRWVKENYPQVQVIGGNIATGAAAKALAEAGADAVKVGIGPGSICTTRIVAGVGVPQISAIANVAAALEGTGVPLIADGGIRFSGDLSKAIVAGASCVMMGSMFAGTEEAPGEIELFQGRSYKAYRGMGSLGAMSQAQGSSDRYFQDSSAGAEKLVPEGIEGRVPYKGTLSAIIHQLMGGLRSSMGYTGSANIEQMRTIPEFVRITGAGMAESHVHDVQITKEAPNYRVG
- a CDS encoding gamma carbonic anhydrase family protein → MKYRLGDARVETHPQSWVAPSAVLVGKVKLEEGANVWFNAVLRGDNELILIGKNSNVQDGTVMHTDMGYPLTIGTGVTIGHNAMLHGCTVGDYSLIGINAVILNGAKIGKNCIIGANSLIGEGKEIPDGSLVMGSPGKVVRELTEPQKKMLEASAAHYVHNSQRYARDLAEQEE
- a CDS encoding CoA pyrophosphatase: MLDELLHRVSNHTPRTLETDRRFPEAAVLVPITRSDEPELVLTLRASGLSTHGGEVAFPGGRRDPEDPDLIFTALREAEEEIGLPPGLVEVIGPLSPLISLHGIKVTPYVGVIPDFVEYQANDAEIAAVFSVPLEFFREDPREHTHRIDYQGRSWYVPSYRYGEYKIWGLTAIMVVELINLLYDARISLHQPPKSFINT
- a CDS encoding VUT family protein, whose protein sequence is MLFLIAYISSVVLINFAFSTAPHLDIIWSAWGGLVFILRDMVQTRFGHGAIVAMLVALVLSYITSDPSIALASATAFAVSECIDWLVFSITKRPLHDRLWISSALSIPLDTFIFFGMIDALTPGVILTALGSKFAGVTAVWLIMAWRLRKQAVVS
- a CDS encoding NUDIX hydrolase, which gives rise to MKFCSQCGNPVTQRIPEGDSRLRFVCDSCQAIHYQNPNIVAGCVATWGSKVLLCRRAIEPRLGYWTLPAGFMENGETIEQAAIRETAEEACARVRNLSIYTLIDVPHISQVHVFFRAELADLDFAPGPESLEVQLFDEADIPWDELAFRTVGRTLECFFADRRAEVYPVRSESIPPLAQPAN